From the Roseateles sp. XES5 genome, one window contains:
- a CDS encoding cation diffusion facilitator family transporter: MGNSDGNTVKRLALWGIPLSLGVMGLKLVAWWVTGSVALLSDGLESSVNVVAAIVAFAAISYAAKPADKTHPFGHHKAEYLSAVLEGVLIVVAALLIVMEAVPAVLAPVPMEAPLLGLVINFAAGVINAAWAYVLIRAGRRYRSPALSADGQHILSDVVTSIGVLVGLVLAIVTGYAVLDPLLAVLVALNILYQGWKVIAHSVDGLMDHAVEREEAEAIQAAIAANGAGSLGVHDLKTRRAGSATFVDFHLVVSAAMPVGEAHEICDRLEDAISAVQPGAQVAIHVEPETEKAHGIKVKIERVAQ, from the coding sequence ATGGGAAATTCTGACGGCAACACGGTCAAGCGGCTGGCGCTCTGGGGCATTCCATTGTCCCTCGGCGTCATGGGACTGAAGCTCGTCGCCTGGTGGGTGACGGGCTCGGTGGCGCTGCTTTCGGACGGGCTTGAATCGAGCGTCAACGTGGTGGCGGCCATCGTCGCCTTCGCGGCGATCAGCTATGCGGCGAAGCCCGCCGACAAGACGCATCCCTTCGGCCACCACAAGGCGGAATACCTGTCGGCGGTTCTGGAAGGTGTGCTGATCGTCGTGGCGGCGCTGCTGATCGTGATGGAGGCGGTGCCGGCGGTGCTCGCACCGGTGCCGATGGAAGCGCCCCTGCTGGGTCTCGTCATCAATTTCGCGGCGGGCGTCATCAATGCGGCCTGGGCCTATGTGCTCATTCGTGCCGGCCGGCGCTATCGCTCGCCGGCGCTTTCGGCCGACGGCCAGCATATTCTTTCCGACGTCGTCACCTCGATCGGCGTGCTCGTCGGCCTCGTCCTGGCAATCGTCACCGGCTATGCCGTGCTCGATCCGCTGCTGGCAGTGCTCGTCGCGCTCAACATCCTCTATCAGGGCTGGAAGGTCATCGCCCATTCGGTCGACGGGCTGATGGACCACGCCGTGGAGCGGGAGGAAGCCGAGGCGATCCAGGCGGCGATCGCGGCGAACGGCGCGGGCTCGCTCGGCGTGCACGACCTCAAAACCCGGCGGGCGGGATCGGCGACCTTCGTCGATTTCCATCTCGTCGTTTCCGCAGCCATGCCCGTGGGCGAGGCGCACGAGATCTGCGACCGGCTGGAGGACGCCATCAGCGCCGTGCAGCCGGGCGCGCAGGTCGCTATCCATGTCGAGCCGGAAACCGAGAAGGCGCACGGCATCAAGGTGAAAATCGAAAGGGTCGCACAATGA
- a CDS encoding TonB-dependent hemoglobin/transferrin/lactoferrin family receptor — translation MQARRSRSALLACTALAVLSLSADAFAQDAAAAGDSTALQPIVVKGKRVGTPGIVGDTPLASETTAETIRQKDIASVKDLGNTTEAGVDYVEARPGAAGGMFIRGMGGARIATLIDDIPIPYLETLTRSGGPSPTTGVSDSTDSFDFSSLAGVDVVRGADSSRIGGGALGGALVLRTLEPEDLIGEGKTWGGLARAGYDGKDESVNGSLALAARFQDTSVLLQGGYKRGHESDNRGDVDVIGSTRTKANPSDTTQNNLLFKVRHELEGGHRIGLTAERFDLDTDTDLKTLQATTGTPSLTFKPGDYNGYDDTQRRRVSLDYDYTAPEAGGLIDAAKLTFYWQGLTKEAGSFGSRNSGTRYERHNTTEESSVGVTGGLISTFDTGTFSHTLRVGGNVGFFSYDQYLRAVPDTASQADVPNVDGVRLGLYADDEIAFGDSGFSLTPGVRFDWHQYDPKVSDGFNRNTGIGYFGFPTERSGGRVSPKLLASYQVTPELGLFAQWSMAYRAPTVAELYSNFTNVAGGYGVIGNPNLKSETGHGFEVGANYETNDFQGKLTVFHNRYRNFIAETTAFTNAFPPGYYPQFMINSWENLNRVEISGVELKARKDLDNGFFVQGSLAYAYGKDKDTGNFIRTVAPLKAIAGVGYAADHWGMELTGIFSSGMRDDGNAKTFDAPGYGIANLTGWWEPEQMEGLRVQAGVYNVFDKLYYNAVGVRLKDPTSVASTNQPMPYYSEPGRTFKVSLTQRF, via the coding sequence ATGCAGGCCCGGCGCTCCCGTTCCGCACTTCTGGCATGCACGGCACTGGCCGTGCTCTCGCTTTCCGCCGATGCATTCGCGCAGGATGCTGCCGCCGCCGGCGACAGCACCGCCCTGCAGCCCATCGTCGTCAAGGGCAAGCGGGTCGGCACGCCCGGCATCGTCGGCGACACGCCGCTTGCCTCCGAAACGACGGCAGAAACGATCCGCCAGAAGGACATTGCCAGCGTCAAGGACCTCGGCAACACGACGGAAGCCGGTGTCGACTATGTCGAAGCGCGTCCCGGCGCGGCCGGCGGCATGTTCATTCGCGGCATGGGCGGCGCGCGCATCGCGACCCTCATCGACGATATCCCGATCCCCTATCTCGAAACGCTGACGCGCTCCGGCGGCCCGTCGCCGACGACGGGCGTCAGCGACAGCACCGACAGCTTCGACTTTTCTTCGCTTGCGGGCGTGGATGTCGTGCGCGGTGCGGATTCCAGCCGTATCGGCGGTGGCGCGCTCGGCGGCGCGCTGGTGCTGCGCACGCTGGAGCCGGAAGACCTGATCGGCGAAGGCAAGACCTGGGGCGGCCTTGCCCGCGCCGGCTATGACGGCAAGGACGAGAGCGTCAACGGTTCGCTCGCCCTTGCAGCCCGCTTCCAGGATACGTCCGTTCTCCTCCAGGGCGGCTACAAGCGCGGCCACGAATCCGACAACCGCGGCGATGTCGACGTCATCGGATCGACGCGCACCAAGGCGAACCCGTCGGACACCACCCAGAACAACCTGCTCTTCAAGGTGCGGCACGAGCTGGAAGGCGGCCATCGCATCGGTCTGACCGCCGAGCGCTTCGACCTCGACACCGATACGGACCTGAAGACCCTGCAGGCGACGACGGGCACGCCCTCGCTCACCTTCAAGCCGGGCGACTACAATGGCTACGACGACACGCAACGCCGCCGCGTCTCGCTCGACTACGATTACACCGCACCGGAAGCCGGTGGTCTCATCGATGCGGCCAAGCTGACCTTCTACTGGCAGGGCCTCACCAAGGAAGCGGGCTCCTTCGGTTCGCGCAACAGCGGCACGCGCTATGAGCGCCACAACACGACGGAAGAAAGCTCCGTCGGCGTGACGGGCGGCCTGATCTCGACCTTCGACACCGGCACGTTCAGCCACACGCTGCGCGTCGGCGGCAATGTCGGCTTCTTCTCCTACGACCAGTACCTGCGCGCGGTGCCGGACACGGCCTCCCAGGCGGACGTTCCCAATGTCGACGGCGTGCGCCTCGGCCTCTATGCGGACGACGAGATCGCCTTCGGCGACAGCGGCTTCAGCCTGACGCCGGGTGTCCGTTTCGACTGGCACCAGTACGACCCGAAGGTTTCCGACGGCTTCAACCGCAACACCGGCATCGGCTATTTCGGCTTCCCGACGGAGCGCAGCGGCGGCCGCGTCTCGCCGAAGCTGCTGGCCTCCTACCAGGTGACGCCGGAACTCGGCCTGTTCGCACAGTGGTCCATGGCCTATCGCGCGCCGACGGTGGCTGAACTCTACAGCAACTTCACCAATGTCGCTGGCGGCTACGGCGTCATCGGCAACCCGAACCTGAAGTCGGAAACCGGCCATGGCTTCGAGGTCGGCGCCAACTACGAGACGAACGACTTCCAGGGCAAGCTGACGGTCTTCCACAATCGCTACCGCAACTTCATCGCGGAAACGACGGCCTTCACCAACGCCTTCCCGCCGGGCTACTACCCGCAGTTCATGATCAACAGCTGGGAAAACCTGAACCGCGTCGAGATTTCGGGCGTCGAACTCAAGGCGCGCAAGGACCTCGACAACGGTTTCTTCGTGCAGGGCTCGCTGGCCTATGCCTACGGCAAGGACAAGGATACGGGCAACTTCATCCGCACGGTCGCCCCGCTCAAGGCCATTGCCGGCGTCGGCTATGCCGCCGACCACTGGGGCATGGAGCTGACCGGCATCTTCTCGTCCGGCATGCGTGACGATGGCAATGCCAAGACCTTCGACGCGCCGGGCTACGGCATCGCCAACCTCACGGGCTGGTGGGAGCCGGAGCAGATGGAAGGCCTGCGTGTTCAGGCCGGTGTCTACAACGTCTTCGACAAGCTCTACTACAACGCCGTCGGCGTGCGCCTGAAGGACCCGACCTCGGTCGCCAGCACCAACCAGCCGATGCCCTATTATTCGGAGCCCGGCCGCACCTTCAAGGTTTCGCTGACCCAGCGTTTCTAA
- the queF gene encoding preQ(1) synthase, which yields MSKTDVSGLSQLGQTVDLPANPETAVLEKVPSSHAGTDFVVRFTTPEFTSLCPMTGQPDFAHIVIDYIPDGWLVESKSLKLYLHSFRNHGAFHEDCTIDIAKRLVGLLEPKWLRIGAYWYPRGGIPIDVFWQTGDAPQGVWIPEQGVQPYRGRG from the coding sequence ATGAGCAAGACGGACGTTTCAGGCCTTTCCCAGCTTGGGCAGACGGTCGATCTTCCCGCCAATCCGGAAACGGCGGTGCTGGAAAAGGTGCCGAGCAGTCATGCCGGCACGGATTTCGTGGTGCGTTTCACCACGCCGGAATTCACCTCGCTCTGCCCGATGACCGGCCAGCCGGATTTCGCGCATATCGTCATCGACTACATTCCGGACGGCTGGCTGGTCGAATCGAAGTCGCTGAAGCTCTACCTTCATTCCTTCCGCAATCACGGTGCCTTCCATGAGGACTGCACCATCGACATCGCCAAGCGGCTAGTCGGCCTGCTGGAGCCGAAATGGCTGCGCATCGGCGCCTACTGGTATCCGCGCGGCGGCATCCCCATCGACGTGTTCTGGCAGACCGGCGATGCGCCGCAGGGCGTCTGGATCCCCGAGCAGGGCGTGCAGCCCTATCGCGGCCGCGGCTGA
- a CDS encoding DUF1993 family protein: MSITPYDLSIPAFQRGFAVLSKLLDKAEAFAEEKKFKPEILVNARLAPDMLSLAGQIQRLSDTAKASAARLTNTEAPSFPDDETTFADLRARIAKTVDYLASVPQAAFEGAAERTVVMKTRSGDVSSSGKDYLLGFALPNFYFHLTTAYAILRHNGVAVGKLDFLGRT; this comes from the coding sequence ATGTCGATCACCCCCTACGATCTTTCCATCCCCGCCTTCCAGCGCGGCTTCGCCGTCCTGTCCAAGCTGCTCGACAAGGCGGAGGCCTTTGCGGAGGAAAAGAAGTTCAAGCCGGAAATTCTCGTCAATGCCCGCCTTGCGCCCGACATGCTGTCGCTTGCCGGCCAGATCCAGCGCCTCAGCGACACCGCCAAGGCCAGCGCAGCCCGCCTCACCAACACTGAAGCGCCGAGCTTCCCCGATGACGAGACGACCTTTGCGGACCTGCGCGCGCGCATCGCAAAGACCGTGGATTATCTCGCCTCCGTGCCGCAGGCCGCCTTCGAAGGCGCGGCGGAGCGCACCGTCGTCATGAAGACGCGCAGCGGCGATGTCAGCTCGTCCGGCAAGGACTATCTGCTCGGCTTCGCGCTGCCGAACTTCTATTTCCACCTGACGACCGCCTACGCGATCCTGCGTCACAACGGCGTTGCCGTCGGCAAGCTGGATTTCCTCGGCCGCACGTAA
- a CDS encoding anthranilate synthase: MATKILEDGGEAYETRGGVTVTRRRRAADYAGAISAYVDKLDERRGAVFSSNYEYPGRYTRWDTAVVDPPLGISSFGRAVWIEAYNARGEVLLSFIADGLAQVPELALGARTASRLDLEVKQPDRVFTEEERSKMPTVFTVLRAVTDLFHSAEDASLGLYGAFGYDLAFQFDAIDLKLKRPDDQRDMVLFLPDEILVVDHYAAKAWIDRYDFAKDGISTEGRDEAIASEPFRTVDVIPPHGDHRPGEYAELVVKAKESFRRGDLFEVVPGQKFFERCESKPSEISRRLKAINPSPYSFFINLGNQEYLVGASPEMFVRVSGRRIETCPISGTIKRGDDPIADSEQILKLLNSKKDESELTMCSDVDRNDKSRVCEPGSVKVIGRRQIEMYSRLIHTVDHIEGRLRDDMDAFDGFLSHAWAVTVTGAPKLWAMRFIEAHEKSPRAWYGGAIGMVGFNGDMNTGLTLRTIRIKDGIAEVRAGATLLYDSSPEEEEAETELKASAMIAAIRDARSGNSAKVQRDVAAVGAGVNILLVDHEDSFVHTLANYFRQTGATVTTVRTPVPEEVFDRIKPDLVVLSPGPGSPKDFDCKATIKKARARNLPIFGVCLGLQALAEAYGGELRQLAIPMHGKPSRIRVLEPGIVFSGLGKEVTVGRYHSIFADPSTLPRDFIITAESEDGTIMGIEHASEPVAAVQFHPESIMTLGQDAGMRMIENVVAHLSKKAKVKAA, encoded by the coding sequence ATGGCCACGAAAATTCTGGAAGACGGCGGCGAAGCCTATGAAACGCGGGGCGGCGTGACCGTCACCCGCCGTCGCCGCGCGGCGGATTACGCTGGGGCGATCTCCGCCTATGTCGACAAGCTCGACGAGCGGCGCGGCGCGGTCTTCTCCTCGAACTACGAATATCCGGGCCGCTACACCCGCTGGGATACGGCCGTCGTCGATCCGCCGCTCGGCATTTCCTCCTTCGGCCGCGCCGTCTGGATCGAGGCCTACAATGCGCGTGGCGAGGTGCTGCTGTCCTTCATCGCGGATGGCCTCGCGCAGGTGCCGGAACTGGCGCTCGGCGCGCGCACGGCAAGTCGCCTCGATCTCGAAGTGAAGCAGCCCGACCGCGTCTTCACCGAGGAAGAGCGCTCCAAGATGCCGACGGTCTTCACGGTGCTGCGCGCCGTGACCGATCTCTTCCATTCGGCGGAGGACGCCAGCCTCGGCCTCTATGGGGCCTTCGGCTACGACCTCGCCTTCCAGTTCGACGCCATCGACCTGAAGCTGAAGCGGCCGGACGACCAGCGCGACATGGTGCTGTTCCTGCCGGACGAAATCCTCGTCGTCGACCACTACGCCGCCAAGGCCTGGATCGATCGTTACGATTTCGCGAAGGACGGGATTTCGACCGAGGGCCGGGACGAGGCCATCGCGTCCGAGCCCTTCAGGACCGTCGACGTCATTCCCCCGCACGGCGATCATCGTCCGGGCGAATATGCCGAACTGGTCGTCAAGGCGAAGGAGAGCTTCCGGCGCGGCGACCTTTTCGAGGTGGTGCCCGGCCAGAAGTTCTTCGAGCGCTGCGAAAGCAAGCCCTCGGAAATCTCCCGCCGTCTCAAGGCGATCAATCCGTCGCCCTATTCCTTCTTCATCAATCTCGGCAACCAGGAATATCTCGTCGGCGCTTCGCCGGAAATGTTCGTGCGCGTGTCGGGCCGCCGCATCGAGACCTGCCCGATCTCGGGCACGATCAAGCGCGGCGACGACCCGATTGCCGACAGCGAGCAGATCCTGAAGCTGCTGAATTCCAAGAAGGACGAGTCCGAGCTCACCATGTGCTCGGACGTCGACCGCAACGACAAGAGCCGCGTCTGCGAGCCGGGCTCCGTCAAGGTCATCGGCCGCCGGCAGATCGAGATGTATTCGCGCCTCATCCATACGGTCGACCATATCGAGGGGCGCCTGCGCGACGACATGGACGCCTTCGACGGCTTCCTGTCGCATGCCTGGGCGGTCACCGTGACGGGCGCGCCGAAGCTCTGGGCGATGCGCTTCATCGAAGCGCATGAGAAGAGCCCGCGTGCATGGTATGGTGGGGCGATCGGCATGGTCGGCTTCAACGGCGACATGAACACCGGCCTGACACTGCGCACCATCCGCATCAAGGACGGTATCGCCGAGGTGCGCGCCGGGGCGACGCTGCTCTACGATTCCAGCCCGGAAGAAGAAGAAGCCGAAACCGAACTGAAGGCATCCGCCATGATCGCAGCCATCCGGGACGCAAGGTCCGGCAATTCCGCCAAGGTCCAGCGCGACGTCGCGGCCGTCGGGGCAGGGGTGAACATCCTGCTCGTCGACCACGAGGACAGCTTCGTGCACACGCTCGCCAACTACTTCCGCCAGACCGGCGCCACCGTCACGACGGTGCGCACACCCGTGCCGGAAGAGGTGTTCGACCGCATCAAGCCGGATCTCGTCGTGCTTTCGCCCGGCCCCGGCAGTCCGAAGGATTTCGACTGCAAGGCGACGATCAAGAAGGCGCGCGCCCGCAACCTGCCGATCTTCGGCGTCTGCCTCGGCCTGCAGGCGCTTGCCGAAGCCTATGGCGGGGAGCTGCGCCAGCTTGCCATACCCATGCACGGCAAACCCTCGCGCATCCGCGTGCTGGAGCCCGGCATCGTCTTCTCCGGCCTCGGCAAGGAAGTGACGGTCGGTCGCTACCATTCGATCTTCGCCGACCCCTCGACGCTGCCGCGCGATTTCATCATCACGGCGGAGAGCGAGGACGGAACGATCATGGGCATCGAGCATGCCAGCGAGCCGGTTGCCGCCGTGCAGTTCCATCCCGAATCCATCATGACGCTCGGCCAGGATGCCGGCATGCGCATGATCGAGAATGTGGTGGCGCATCTGTCGAAGAAGGCGAAGGTCAAGGCGGCCTGA
- a CDS encoding extensin family protein has translation MPRPGQQPADEAKKVEPADEAKIEAEKARERPHEDDTAQAACRAALTEIGAVFEEAPALHDSKACGIDRPVLLKTLPGGVAVEPAATVRCETALQLARWMEGSVKPSLEAAMPGETITGLSQASAYVCKNRNGAEEGRISEHAFGNAIDIAGFALKSGKSLTIRPADKDATLEGAFQRAITEAACLYFTTVLDPGSDAAHQNHLHLDVKERRGGYRYCW, from the coding sequence ATGCCACGCCCTGGGCAGCAACCTGCCGACGAGGCGAAAAAGGTCGAGCCCGCGGACGAGGCGAAGATAGAGGCGGAAAAGGCCAGGGAGCGTCCGCATGAGGACGACACCGCGCAGGCCGCGTGTCGGGCGGCCTTGACGGAAATCGGCGCCGTCTTCGAGGAGGCCCCTGCCCTTCATGACAGCAAGGCCTGCGGCATCGACCGGCCGGTCCTGCTCAAGACATTGCCGGGCGGCGTCGCGGTCGAGCCCGCGGCGACCGTTCGCTGCGAGACAGCGCTGCAACTGGCCCGTTGGATGGAAGGCTCGGTGAAGCCTTCGCTCGAAGCCGCCATGCCGGGCGAAACCATTACCGGCCTGTCACAGGCATCGGCCTATGTCTGCAAGAACCGCAATGGCGCAGAGGAGGGCAGGATTTCCGAACACGCCTTCGGCAATGCCATCGATATCGCCGGTTTCGCGCTGAAGAGCGGCAAGAGCCTCACCATCCGCCCCGCCGACAAGGACGCCACGCTGGAAGGCGCTTTCCAGCGCGCCATCACGGAGGCCGCCTGCCTCTATTTCACGACCGTGCTCGATCCCGGCAGCGACGCCGCCCACCAGAACCACCTGCATCTCGACGTGAAGGAACGGCGCGGCGGCTATCGCTATTGCTGGTAG
- a CDS encoding formate--tetrahydrofolate ligase has protein sequence MAEVKSDIEIARAAKKRPILEIGEKLGIPPEHLLPYGHDKAKIGAEFIAAQKDRKNGKLILVTAINPTPAGEGKTTTTVGLGDGLNRIGKRAVTCIREASLGPCFGVKGGAAGGGYAQVVPMEDMNLHFTGDFHAITSAHNLLAALIDNHIYWGNEQNIDIRRIAWRRVMDMNDRALRQIVGSLGGVANGYPRETGFDITVASEVMAILCLSTDLKDLEKRLGSIIIGYRRDKSPVFARDIKADGAMTVLLKDAMQPNLVQTLENNPAFVHGGPFANIAHGCNSVIATTTALKLADYVVTEAGFGADLGAEKFFDIKCRKAGLKPDAAVIVATVRAMKMNGGVKKDDLGRENVEAVRKGCANLGRHVQNVKKFGVPVVVAINHFTSDTDAEIRAVKEFVATLGAEAILCKHWALGSAGIEELARKVVDLAESGLSQFSPLYPDEMPLFQKIETIAKNIYHAGEVIADKTVRDQLRVWEEQGYGNLPVCMAKTQYSFSTDPNLRGAPTGHTVPVREVRLSAGAGFVVVITGEIMTMPGLPKVPSSEKIFLNDEGYIEGLF, from the coding sequence ATGGCCGAGGTAAAATCCGATATCGAAATCGCCCGCGCCGCGAAAAAGCGGCCGATCCTGGAGATTGGCGAAAAGCTTGGCATTCCGCCGGAGCATCTTCTGCCCTATGGCCACGACAAGGCGAAGATCGGCGCCGAATTCATCGCCGCGCAGAAGGACCGGAAGAACGGCAAACTGATCCTCGTCACGGCGATCAATCCGACGCCGGCCGGCGAGGGCAAGACGACGACGACGGTCGGCCTCGGCGACGGGCTCAACCGCATCGGCAAGCGGGCCGTCACCTGCATCCGCGAGGCCTCGCTCGGCCCCTGCTTCGGCGTGAAGGGCGGGGCCGCCGGCGGCGGCTATGCGCAGGTCGTGCCCATGGAGGACATGAACCTCCACTTCACCGGCGACTTCCACGCCATCACCTCGGCGCACAATCTGCTCGCCGCGCTCATCGACAATCACATCTATTGGGGCAACGAGCAGAATATCGATATCCGCCGCATCGCCTGGCGGCGGGTGATGGACATGAACGACCGGGCGCTGCGCCAGATCGTCGGTTCGCTCGGCGGCGTTGCCAACGGTTATCCGCGGGAGACGGGCTTCGACATCACCGTCGCCTCGGAGGTCATGGCGATCCTCTGTCTTTCGACGGACCTGAAGGACCTCGAAAAGCGCCTCGGCAGCATCATCATCGGCTACCGGCGCGACAAGTCGCCGGTCTTCGCGCGCGACATCAAGGCGGACGGCGCGATGACCGTGCTGCTTAAGGATGCCATGCAGCCGAACCTCGTGCAGACGCTGGAGAACAACCCGGCCTTCGTGCATGGCGGCCCTTTCGCCAATATCGCCCATGGCTGCAACTCCGTCATCGCCACGACGACGGCGCTGAAACTTGCCGACTATGTGGTGACGGAAGCCGGCTTCGGGGCGGATCTCGGGGCGGAAAAGTTCTTCGACATCAAGTGCCGCAAGGCAGGGCTGAAGCCGGATGCGGCGGTGATCGTCGCGACCGTGCGCGCCATGAAGATGAATGGCGGGGTGAAGAAGGACGATCTCGGCCGCGAGAATGTCGAAGCCGTCAGGAAGGGCTGCGCCAATCTCGGCCGCCACGTGCAGAACGTGAAGAAATTCGGCGTTCCCGTCGTCGTGGCGATCAACCATTTCACCTCGGACACCGACGCGGAAATCCGGGCGGTGAAGGAGTTCGTCGCCACGCTCGGCGCGGAAGCCATTCTCTGCAAGCACTGGGCGCTGGGCTCGGCGGGCATCGAGGAACTGGCGCGCAAGGTGGTGGACCTTGCCGAATCCGGTCTTTCGCAGTTCTCGCCGCTCTATCCCGACGAGATGCCGCTGTTCCAGAAGATCGAGACCATCGCCAAGAACATCTACCATGCCGGCGAGGTCATCGCCGACAAGACGGTGCGCGACCAGTTGCGTGTCTGGGAAGAGCAGGGCTACGGCAATCTGCCGGTCTGCATGGCCAAGACGCAATATTCCTTCTCGACCGACCCGAACCTGCGCGGTGCGCCGACGGGCCATACGGTGCCGGTGCGTGAGGTGCGGCTGTCGGCCGGCGCAGGCTTCGTCGTCGTCATTACCGGCGAGATCATGACCATGCCCGGCCTGCCGAAGGTGCCTTCGTCGGAGAAGATCTTCCTCAACGACGAAGGCTATATCGAAGGGCTGTTCTGA